One Pseudomonas entomophila genomic window carries:
- the mlaD gene encoding outer membrane lipid asymmetry maintenance protein MlaD yields the protein MQNRTLEIGVGLFLLAGILALLLLALRVSGLSASPSSDTYKVYAYFDNIAGLTVRAKVTMAGVTIGKVTAIDLDRDSYTGRVTLQLDKQVDNLPTDSTASILTAGLLGEKYIGISVGGEEAVLKDGSTIHDTQSALVLEDLIGKFLLNSVGKEPKEAQPAN from the coding sequence ATGCAAAACCGCACCCTGGAAATCGGTGTCGGCCTGTTCCTCCTGGCCGGGATCCTGGCGCTGCTGCTGCTGGCCCTGCGTGTCAGCGGGCTGTCGGCCAGCCCGAGCAGTGACACGTACAAAGTTTATGCGTATTTCGACAATATCGCCGGTTTGACGGTCAGAGCCAAAGTGACCATGGCCGGTGTGACCATCGGCAAGGTCACGGCCATCGATCTGGACCGTGATTCGTATACCGGTCGCGTCACCTTGCAGTTGGACAAGCAGGTCGACAACCTGCCGACCGACTCCACGGCCTCGATCCTGACCGCAGGCCTCTTGGGCGAGAAGTACATCGGTATCAGCGTTGGTGGCGAAGAAGCGGTTCTCAAGGATGGCAGCACCATTCACGACACCCAGTCGGCGCTGGTGCTGGAAGATCTGATCGGCAAGTTCCTGCTCAATTCCGTGGGCAAGGAACCGAAAGAAGCTCAACCGGCTAATTAA
- a CDS encoding MlaC/ttg2D family ABC transporter substrate-binding protein — protein sequence MISILRRGLLVLLAAFPLLSMAAPGQSARDVIQGTTTQLLSDLKANKEQYKANPEAFYKALNDNLGPVVDADGISKSIMTVKYSRKATPEQMQRFQENFKRSLMQFYGNALLEYNNQGIVVDPAKAEDGDRTSVGMKITGTNGAVYPVQYTMEKIGGDWKVRNVIVNGINIGKLFRDQFQDAMQRNGNNLDKTIDGWAGEVAKAKQTADNSPDKEVK from the coding sequence ATGATTTCGATCCTGCGACGTGGCCTGCTGGTGCTGTTGGCGGCCTTCCCCCTGCTGAGCATGGCAGCGCCAGGGCAGTCTGCCCGCGACGTCATCCAGGGCACCACCACTCAACTGCTGAGTGACCTGAAAGCCAACAAAGAGCAGTACAAGGCCAACCCCGAGGCGTTCTACAAGGCGCTCAACGACAACCTCGGCCCTGTGGTCGATGCCGACGGCATCTCCAAGAGCATCATGACGGTCAAGTACTCGCGCAAGGCCACGCCCGAGCAGATGCAGCGCTTCCAGGAGAACTTCAAGCGCAGCCTGATGCAGTTCTACGGCAACGCCCTGCTGGAGTACAACAACCAGGGCATCGTCGTAGACCCAGCCAAGGCCGAGGATGGCGACCGCACCAGCGTCGGCATGAAGATCACCGGCACCAACGGCGCGGTCTACCCGGTGCAGTACACCATGGAGAAGATCGGCGGCGACTGGAAGGTGCGTAACGTCATCGTCAACGGCATCAACATCGGCAAGCTGTTCCGTGACCAGTTCCAGGACGCCATGCAGCGTAACGGCAACAACCTCGACAAGACCATCGACGGCTGGGCCGGTGAAGTGGCCAAGGCCAAGCAGACCGCCGACAACTCGCCGGACAAGGAAGTCAAATGA
- a CDS encoding STAS domain-containing protein — MSDAAVSMTEPGVLRLAGVLDYRSGPSLRKQGKALIAASGEARLVLDCTAVVKSSSVGLSLLLAFMRDAQAAGKACELRGMPDDMREIAEVYDLDEVLAG, encoded by the coding sequence ATGAGCGATGCCGCAGTGAGCATGACCGAGCCTGGCGTCCTGCGCCTGGCCGGCGTGCTGGACTACCGCAGCGGCCCGTCCCTGCGCAAGCAGGGCAAGGCGCTGATCGCCGCCAGCGGCGAGGCCCGCCTGGTACTGGACTGCACCGCCGTGGTGAAGTCCAGCAGTGTCGGCCTGTCGCTGCTGCTGGCCTTCATGCGTGACGCCCAGGCGGCCGGCAAGGCCTGCGAACTGCGCGGCATGCCTGACGACATGCGCGAAATCGCCGAGGTTTACGACCTCGATGAGGTACTGGCGGGCTGA
- a CDS encoding BolA family protein, which translates to MQAVEVKSFLEEKMPGTRVEVEGEGCNFQLNVISDELAGLSPVKRQQAIYAHLNPWISNGSIHAVTMKFFSSAAWAERT; encoded by the coding sequence ATGCAGGCCGTAGAAGTCAAAAGCTTTCTGGAAGAGAAAATGCCGGGAACCCGGGTCGAAGTTGAAGGCGAAGGCTGCAACTTCCAGTTGAACGTGATCAGCGACGAGCTGGCCGGCCTGAGCCCGGTCAAGCGTCAGCAGGCGATCTATGCTCACCTCAATCCGTGGATCTCGAACGGCAGCATTCACGCGGTAACCATGAAATTCTTCAGCAGCGCAGCCTGGGCTGAGCGCACCTGA
- the murA gene encoding UDP-N-acetylglucosamine 1-carboxyvinyltransferase produces the protein MDKLIITGGPRLDGEIRISGAKNAALPILAATLLADGPVTVGNLPHLHDITTMIELFGRMGIEPVIDEKLAVEIDPRTIKTLVAPYELVKTMRASILVLGPMVARFGEAEVALPGGCAIGSRPVDLHIRGLEAMGAKIEVEGGYIKAKAPEGGLRGAHFFFDTVSVTGTENIMMAAALAKGRSVLQNAAREPEVVDLANFINAMGGKVQGAGTDTITIDGVERLASATYRVMPDRIETGTYLVAAAVTGGRVKVKDTDPTILEAVLEKLKEAGADITTGEDWIELDMHGKRPKAVNLRTAPYPAFPTDMQAQFISLNAIAEGTGAVIETIFENRFMHVYEMHRMGAQIQVEGNTAIVTGVKALKGAPVMATDLRASASLVLSALVAEGDTLIDRIYHIDRGYECIEEKLQMLGAKIRRVPG, from the coding sequence ATGGACAAACTGATTATCACTGGCGGCCCGCGCCTCGACGGCGAAATCCGCATTTCCGGCGCGAAGAACGCCGCATTGCCAATCCTGGCGGCGACCCTGTTGGCCGACGGTCCGGTCACCGTGGGCAACCTGCCACACCTGCACGACATCACCACCATGATCGAGCTGTTCGGTCGCATGGGTATCGAACCTGTGATCGATGAGAAGCTCGCGGTGGAGATCGACCCGCGCACCATCAAGACCCTGGTAGCACCCTACGAGCTGGTCAAGACCATGCGCGCCTCGATCCTGGTGCTGGGCCCTATGGTCGCCCGTTTCGGTGAGGCTGAAGTGGCCCTGCCAGGCGGTTGCGCCATTGGCTCGCGTCCGGTCGACCTGCACATCCGTGGCCTGGAAGCCATGGGCGCGAAGATCGAGGTCGAGGGTGGCTACATCAAGGCCAAGGCCCCGGAAGGCGGCCTGCGTGGCGCGCACTTCTTCTTCGATACCGTGAGTGTGACCGGTACCGAGAACATCATGATGGCCGCCGCGCTGGCCAAGGGTCGCAGCGTACTGCAGAACGCCGCGCGCGAGCCGGAAGTGGTCGACCTGGCCAACTTCATCAATGCCATGGGCGGCAAGGTTCAGGGCGCCGGTACCGACACCATCACCATCGATGGCGTCGAACGCCTGGCCTCGGCAACCTACCGCGTCATGCCTGACCGTATCGAGACCGGCACCTACCTGGTTGCCGCTGCCGTGACCGGCGGCCGGGTCAAGGTCAAGGATACCGATCCGACCATTCTCGAAGCCGTGTTGGAGAAGCTGAAGGAAGCTGGCGCCGACATCACCACGGGTGAAGACTGGATCGAGCTGGACATGCACGGCAAGCGGCCCAAGGCCGTCAACCTGCGTACCGCGCCGTACCCGGCGTTCCCCACCGACATGCAGGCGCAGTTCATCTCGCTCAACGCCATCGCCGAAGGCACTGGCGCGGTGATCGAGACCATCTTCGAGAACCGCTTCATGCACGTGTACGAGATGCACCGCATGGGCGCGCAGATCCAGGTCGAGGGCAACACCGCCATCGTCACTGGCGTCAAGGCGCTCAAGGGCGCTCCAGTGATGGCCACCGACCTGCGCGCTTCCGCCAGCCTGGTGCTGTCGGCCCTGGTCGCCGAAGGCGACACGCTCATCGATCGCATCTACCACATCGACCGTGGTTACGAGTGCATCGAGGAAAAACTGCAGATGCTCGGCGCCAAGATCCGCCGCGTACCGGGCTAG
- the hisG gene encoding ATP phosphoribosyltransferase codes for MLTIALSKGRILDDTLPLLAEAGIVPTENPDKSRKLIIPTTQDDVRLLIVRATDVPTYVEHGAADLGVAGKDVLMEYGGQGLYEPLDLQIAQCKLMTAGVTGAPEPKGRLRVATKFVNVAKRYYAEQGRQVDIIKLYGSMELAPLINLADKIIDVVDTGNTLRANGLEPQELIATISSRLVVNKASMKMQHARIQSLIDTLRNAVESRHRG; via the coding sequence ATGTTGACCATCGCGCTATCAAAAGGCCGCATTCTCGACGACACCCTGCCGTTGCTGGCCGAAGCCGGCATCGTTCCCACCGAGAACCCGGACAAGAGCCGCAAGCTGATCATCCCCACCACACAGGACGATGTGCGCTTGCTCATCGTGCGTGCCACTGACGTACCGACCTACGTCGAGCATGGCGCCGCCGACCTCGGGGTGGCCGGCAAGGACGTGCTGATGGAATACGGCGGCCAGGGGCTGTACGAGCCGCTGGACTTGCAGATCGCCCAGTGCAAGCTGATGACCGCAGGCGTGACCGGCGCGCCCGAGCCCAAGGGCCGTCTGCGCGTGGCCACCAAGTTCGTCAACGTAGCCAAGCGTTACTACGCCGAACAGGGTCGCCAGGTCGACATCATCAAACTGTACGGCTCCATGGAGCTGGCACCGCTGATCAACCTCGCCGACAAGATCATCGACGTGGTCGACACCGGCAACACCCTGCGTGCCAACGGCCTCGAGCCACAAGAACTGATCGCCACGATCAGCTCGCGCCTGGTGGTCAACAAGGCCTCCATGAAGATGCAGCACGCCCGTATCCAGAGCCTGATCGACACCCTGCGCAACGCCGTCGAATCACGACACCGCGGCTGA
- the hisD gene encoding histidinol dehydrogenase: MTVSTAIARLNAADQDFARHLDHLLSWESVSDDAVNQRVLDIIKAVRERGDAALVEFTQRFDGVDAKSIDDLILDRARLELALTRITPVQREALEKAANRVRIYHERQKQDSWQYTEADGTVLGQKVTPLDRAGLYVPGGKASYPSSVLMNAIPAKVAGVSEVVMVVPTPRGEVNELVLAAACIAGVDRVFTVGGAQAVAALAYGTESVPQVDKIVGPGNIYVATAKRHVFGQVGIDMIAGPSEILVVCDGQTDPDWIAMDLFSQAEHDEDAQAILVSPDAAFLDRVAASIEKLLPTMERAEIIEKSINGRGALIQVRDMQQAIEVANRIAPEHLELSVADPQAWLPQIRHAGAIFMGRHTSEALGDYCAGPNHVLPTSGTARFSSPLGVYDFQKRSSIIFCSEQGASELGHTASVLARGESLTAHARSAEYRILNEKGN, from the coding sequence ATGACCGTGTCCACTGCAATTGCCCGTCTCAACGCCGCTGACCAGGATTTCGCCCGACATCTGGATCATCTGCTGAGCTGGGAAAGCGTGTCCGATGACGCGGTCAACCAGCGCGTGCTCGACATCATCAAGGCCGTGCGCGAGCGCGGCGATGCGGCGCTGGTGGAGTTCACCCAGCGTTTCGACGGTGTCGATGCCAAATCCATCGACGACCTGATCCTTGACCGCGCTCGCCTGGAGCTGGCCCTGACCCGCATCACCCCGGTTCAGCGTGAAGCCCTGGAAAAAGCTGCCAACCGTGTGCGCATCTATCACGAGCGGCAGAAGCAGGATTCCTGGCAGTACACCGAAGCCGACGGCACCGTGCTGGGCCAGAAGGTCACGCCGTTGGACCGTGCCGGTCTATATGTGCCGGGCGGCAAGGCGTCGTACCCGTCGTCGGTGCTGATGAATGCCATTCCGGCGAAGGTTGCCGGGGTGTCCGAAGTGGTGATGGTAGTGCCGACACCGCGTGGCGAGGTCAATGAGCTGGTGCTGGCTGCGGCCTGCATCGCCGGGGTCGACCGGGTCTTCACCGTCGGTGGCGCGCAGGCTGTTGCGGCCCTCGCCTATGGCACCGAGAGCGTGCCGCAGGTAGACAAGATCGTTGGCCCGGGCAACATCTACGTCGCCACTGCCAAGCGTCATGTGTTCGGCCAGGTCGGTATCGACATGATTGCCGGTCCGTCGGAGATTCTTGTCGTGTGTGATGGCCAGACCGATCCGGACTGGATCGCCATGGACCTGTTCTCCCAGGCCGAGCACGACGAGGACGCCCAGGCGATCCTGGTCAGCCCGGATGCCGCCTTCCTCGACCGGGTTGCCGCCAGCATCGAGAAGCTGCTCCCCACCATGGAGCGTGCCGAGATCATCGAGAAGTCGATCAATGGCCGTGGCGCGCTGATCCAGGTGCGCGACATGCAACAGGCGATCGAGGTGGCCAACCGCATCGCCCCCGAGCACCTTGAGCTGTCGGTGGCCGACCCGCAGGCCTGGCTGCCGCAGATCCGCCACGCCGGTGCGATCTTCATGGGCCGCCACACCAGCGAGGCGCTGGGCGACTACTGCGCCGGCCCCAACCACGTGCTGCCGACCTCCGGCACCGCGCGGTTCTCTTCGCCGCTGGGGGTGTACGACTTCCAGAAGCGTTCGTCGATCATCTTCTGCTCCGAGCAAGGGGCTTCCGAGCTGGGCCACACCGCGTCGGTACTGGCCCGTGGCGAATCGCTGACCGCCCACGCGCGCAGCGCCGAATACCGCATCCTCAACGAGAAGGGGAACTGA
- the hisC gene encoding histidinol-phosphate transaminase: MSRFWSPFVKDLVPYVPGEQPKLARLVKLNTNENPYGPSPKALEAMKGELNDNLRLYPDPNSDRLKQAVAEYYGVTPAQVFVGNGSDEVLAHIFHGLFQHDRGPLLFPDVSYSFYPVYCGLYGIAFEQVALDEQFQIQVSDYSKPNAGIIFPNPNAPTGCLLPLQAVEQLLQANRDSVVVVDEAYIDFGGETAISLVDRYDNLLVTQTLSKSRSLAGLRVGLAVGHPDLIEALERIKNSFNSYPLDRMAIVGAAVAFEDRAYFDETCRKVIESREVLVAELVARGFEVLPSAANFIFARHPSQDAAGIAARLREQGVIVRHFKQERIAQFLRITIGTPEMNQALLDAL, from the coding sequence ATGAGTCGTTTCTGGAGTCCCTTCGTCAAGGACCTCGTCCCTTACGTGCCCGGCGAGCAGCCCAAGCTGGCGCGCCTGGTCAAGCTCAACACCAACGAGAACCCTTATGGCCCGTCGCCCAAGGCGCTGGAGGCCATGAAGGGCGAGTTGAACGACAACCTGCGCCTGTACCCGGATCCGAACAGTGACCGGCTCAAGCAGGCGGTCGCCGAGTACTACGGTGTAACGCCTGCGCAGGTGTTCGTTGGCAACGGTTCGGATGAGGTGCTGGCACACATTTTCCACGGTCTGTTCCAGCACGACCGGGGGCCGCTGTTGTTCCCGGACGTCAGTTACAGTTTCTATCCGGTGTATTGCGGCCTGTACGGCATTGCTTTCGAGCAGGTGGCGCTGGATGAGCAGTTCCAGATTCAGGTCTCGGACTACAGCAAGCCCAATGCCGGGATCATTTTCCCCAACCCCAACGCCCCGACCGGGTGCCTGCTGCCGCTGCAGGCGGTGGAGCAGTTGTTGCAGGCGAATCGTGATTCGGTGGTCGTGGTCGATGAGGCCTACATCGATTTCGGTGGCGAGACGGCCATCAGCCTGGTGGATCGTTACGACAACCTGCTGGTGACCCAGACCCTGTCCAAGTCGCGCTCGCTCGCGGGCCTGCGGGTGGGGTTGGCGGTGGGGCATCCGGACCTGATCGAGGCGCTGGAGCGGATCAAGAACAGCTTCAACTCCTACCCGCTGGATCGCATGGCGATCGTTGGCGCGGCGGTGGCGTTCGAGGACCGTGCGTATTTCGACGAGACATGCCGCAAGGTGATCGAAAGCCGGGAGGTGTTGGTCGCTGAGTTGGTGGCTCGTGGGTTCGAGGTGCTGCCTTCGGCGGCGAACTTCATCTTTGCTCGTCATCCTTCGCAGGATGCGGCGGGGATCGCGGCGCGGCTGCGGGAGCAGGGGGTGATTGTGCGGCATTTCAAGCAGGAGCGGATTGCGCAGTTCCTGCGGATTACCATTGGGACGCCGGAGATGAACCAGGCTTTGCTTGATGCGCTTTAA
- a CDS encoding IS256 family transposase: protein MPTKKKPLRDLPTIPKELLEQFGEGLMTAEAIEDASAAFKKALIERALHAELGHHLGYPPGAQRPEDETNQRNGKSGKTVLTGDGPLRLEIPRDRDGSFSPILIPKHERRYTGFDDKIIAMYARGMTVREIRAFLSEQYGTEVSPDFISSVTDEVMDEIGAWQQRPLEPMYPVIFFDALRVKIREEGLVRNKAIYLALGVLPDGTRDILGIWIENTEGAKFWMKVFNDLKTRGVEDVLIAVTDGLKGMPEALSAVFPETTLQTCIVHLIRNSLDFAAWDKRRALAKELKPIYQAINAEAAEQALDEFENGPWGEKYPTVVAAWRRAWDRVIPFFVFPPAIRKVIYTTNAIESINAQLRKVIKTRGHFPNDDAATKLIWLGLRNITANWGKPAHDWKSAMNQFAILYGDRFIRPTW from the coding sequence ATGCCAACCAAAAAGAAACCCTTGCGTGACCTGCCCACAATCCCCAAAGAGCTGCTGGAGCAGTTCGGTGAGGGCCTGATGACTGCAGAAGCTATCGAGGATGCCTCCGCGGCGTTCAAGAAGGCCCTGATCGAACGCGCTCTGCATGCCGAGCTTGGCCACCACCTGGGCTATCCGCCAGGCGCGCAGCGCCCAGAGGATGAAACCAACCAGCGTAACGGCAAGAGTGGCAAGACGGTTTTAACGGGGGATGGCCCGCTGCGGCTGGAAATTCCTCGCGATCGAGACGGCAGTTTTTCGCCCATTCTGATCCCCAAGCACGAGCGGCGGTACACCGGTTTCGATGACAAGATCATCGCCATGTACGCCCGTGGAATGACGGTCAGAGAGATCCGAGCCTTTTTGTCCGAGCAGTATGGAACAGAGGTCTCACCCGACTTCATCAGCTCTGTGACAGACGAGGTCATGGACGAGATTGGCGCGTGGCAACAGCGGCCACTGGAGCCGATGTACCCGGTCATTTTCTTCGATGCACTGCGGGTGAAGATCCGCGAAGAGGGCCTGGTGCGCAACAAGGCCATTTACCTGGCCCTGGGCGTCCTCCCCGACGGGACGCGGGATATCCTGGGCATCTGGATCGAGAACACCGAGGGCGCGAAGTTTTGGATGAAGGTCTTTAACGATCTCAAGACGCGCGGTGTCGAAGATGTGCTGATTGCCGTGACCGATGGCCTCAAAGGTATGCCAGAGGCTCTCAGTGCCGTGTTTCCAGAGACGACGTTGCAAACGTGCATCGTGCACCTGATCCGCAACAGCCTCGACTTCGCGGCCTGGGACAAGCGGCGGGCTCTGGCCAAGGAGCTGAAGCCGATTTACCAAGCCATTAATGCTGAAGCGGCTGAGCAAGCACTCGATGAGTTTGAGAACGGGCCGTGGGGCGAGAAATATCCAACGGTGGTGGCTGCCTGGAGACGCGCCTGGGATCGAGTGATTCCATTTTTCGTCTTCCCACCGGCCATCAGAAAGGTGATTTACACCACCAACGCCATCGAGAGCATCAACGCCCAGCTACGCAAGGTCATCAAGACTCGCGGGCATTTCCCGAATGATGACGCAGCGACCAAACTGATTTGGCTGGGATTGCGCAACATAACAGCCAATTGGGGAAAACCGGCCCATGATTGGAAAAGCGCGATGAATCAATTTGCGATTCTGTACGGAGATCGGTTCATCAGGCCGACCTGGTGA